Proteins from a genomic interval of Bdellovibrio sp. GT3:
- a CDS encoding AgmX/PglI C-terminal domain-containing protein gives MVTLIVRQSLKNGTAKTWKLRPTSETQTFGSSRLADVISISPNTKGIQGLFEYRDGQWFYVDMDMATSSGLKQSPAIALNKESTVNLSDCTLSFEPVKKETNLYSRLEKSGSDESTGKKFQLFLVKQNGRVVQTKIQPLNKAFKPDFTNTKVACVPSPEWHRQNVGDVEVSQRTLSMEDAAAMGRFNTANLVDEDSKKGVVLMLGAAALFVTAALFGPKGGETMAQVEPPKIAQKIIVKTELKPKRKRAEAPKQQQMAAAPAAAPKQQAAASGGGGKLANMMKSISDGRISKLIGKVSAQGAKSANVMFAQGVKAGSGPSGRGLAAVGNIERSGRDWGAAGNGAGVMISTNGKGGGKSASGMGGLAQGGTGNAGVGLIEEESEITGGLDREVIAQYIKSKLGQILYCYERQLSANPDLFGKVAVKFTIGGTGQVEQQLIGDTTLKNSTVEGCILNRVAAWKFPAPQGGTRVLVTYPFLFKSTN, from the coding sequence ATGGTCACGTTGATTGTACGTCAGTCTCTTAAGAATGGGACTGCAAAAACTTGGAAATTGAGACCAACAAGCGAAACGCAAACGTTTGGCTCTTCCCGCCTTGCGGATGTGATTTCAATTTCACCAAACACAAAAGGTATTCAAGGCCTGTTTGAATATCGTGATGGTCAATGGTTCTATGTTGACATGGATATGGCTACCTCCAGCGGATTGAAACAATCCCCAGCCATCGCCTTGAACAAAGAATCCACTGTGAACTTGAGCGATTGCACATTGAGCTTTGAGCCAGTAAAAAAAGAAACCAATCTGTATTCCCGCCTGGAAAAATCCGGCAGCGACGAATCCACAGGTAAGAAGTTTCAACTTTTCCTGGTTAAACAAAACGGCCGCGTCGTACAGACTAAAATCCAGCCTTTGAACAAGGCTTTCAAACCAGACTTTACCAACACTAAAGTGGCTTGCGTTCCTTCACCGGAATGGCACCGTCAAAACGTGGGTGATGTCGAGGTTTCCCAAAGAACTCTTTCCATGGAAGATGCTGCTGCTATGGGACGCTTTAATACAGCGAACCTGGTGGATGAGGACTCCAAAAAAGGCGTGGTTCTGATGCTCGGTGCTGCGGCCCTGTTTGTAACAGCCGCACTATTTGGACCAAAGGGCGGTGAAACCATGGCCCAGGTCGAGCCACCGAAAATCGCGCAAAAAATCATAGTAAAAACTGAACTTAAACCAAAGCGTAAAAGAGCCGAAGCTCCTAAACAGCAGCAGATGGCAGCCGCACCAGCAGCCGCGCCTAAACAACAGGCCGCAGCTTCCGGTGGTGGTGGCAAGCTTGCCAATATGATGAAATCGATCTCTGACGGTCGTATTTCAAAATTGATTGGTAAAGTTTCCGCGCAAGGTGCGAAAAGTGCCAACGTGATGTTCGCTCAAGGTGTTAAAGCCGGTTCCGGTCCTTCCGGTCGTGGTTTGGCAGCTGTGGGCAATATCGAACGCTCCGGTCGTGACTGGGGTGCTGCAGGTAACGGTGCAGGAGTGATGATTTCCACTAATGGCAAAGGCGGCGGTAAAAGCGCTTCCGGCATGGGTGGTCTTGCTCAAGGTGGCACTGGTAATGCCGGTGTTGGTTTGATCGAAGAGGAATCTGAAATTACTGGTGGTTTGGACCGTGAGGTTATCGCCCAGTATATCAAATCCAAATTGGGTCAGATCCTTTACTGTTACGAACGTCAACTGAGTGCGAATCCGGATTTGTTCGGTAAAGTCGCTGTGAAATTCACGATCGGTGGTACTGGTCAGGTTGAACAGCAGCTTATTGGCGACACAACTCTGAAGAATTCAACAGTTGAAGGCTGTATTTTGAATCGTGTAGCCGCATGGAAGTTCCCTGCCCCACAAGGCGGAACGCGCGTGCTAGTTACATATCCATTTTTGTTTAAAAGTACCAACTAG
- a CDS encoding outer membrane beta-barrel domain-containing protein, producing MFKKTLLIFFVMTAQAFAQTATTPTATPAAKTPVDSRGSDKLDIKKLENKYWAAKDEDFGVVQNRRYVKAERFYLTARGGIPFNDAFSDGTVLGADFGYFFNERWGVELSYNKADLKDNDSTQQFISRYATVPDHNVLDSSYFASVIWVPFYAKMSALDKAIIYFDMGFSVGLGNVNYNIIKEEGNELKSAIGYKLGVFQQIFFSEHFALRADLINTWANETQMTYDSTPSYSPRNMGDKMVNDTSLMLGITYWH from the coding sequence ATGTTTAAGAAAACACTACTAATATTCTTCGTGATGACAGCTCAGGCTTTTGCACAAACGGCGACAACTCCGACGGCAACACCTGCAGCTAAAACGCCAGTGGATTCGCGTGGCAGTGATAAACTTGATATTAAAAAACTGGAAAACAAGTACTGGGCCGCTAAGGATGAAGACTTTGGCGTGGTTCAGAACCGTCGTTACGTAAAAGCAGAGCGCTTTTATCTGACAGCTCGCGGTGGTATTCCATTCAATGATGCCTTCAGTGATGGAACAGTATTAGGAGCTGACTTCGGTTACTTCTTCAATGAACGCTGGGGTGTGGAGCTTTCCTACAATAAAGCTGATTTGAAGGACAATGATTCAACTCAACAGTTTATCTCTCGTTACGCAACTGTTCCTGATCACAACGTGCTTGATTCATCTTACTTTGCATCCGTGATCTGGGTTCCGTTCTACGCGAAAATGTCAGCTTTGGATAAAGCTATCATTTACTTCGACATGGGTTTCTCTGTGGGTTTGGGTAATGTGAACTATAACATTATCAAAGAAGAAGGTAATGAATTGAAATCCGCTATCGGTTATAAACTGGGCGTGTTCCAACAGATCTTCTTTTCTGAGCACTTTGCCTTGCGCGCTGACTTGATCAACACGTGGGCCAACGAAACACAGATGACTTATGATTCCACTCCAAGTTACAGCCCACGTAATATGGGCGATAAAATGGTGAACGATACCTCACTGATGCTAGGTATCACTTATTGGCATTAA
- a CDS encoding tetratricopeptide repeat protein: MNKPMKAMLVLPLLCSTAFAQELPKALNVKTQGAPAAANLRVKSSMVPTFEIYQKKTVKGKTEVFKVKAIPELNIGSERTVEATPLSPLRLPASQQLVVKPVKKAPMINPMTVKIPPYTAVVGAPKVVTSPEAFTKIPDVKMLGSIKDPSVEEPQTNLMKMDDMKPNDYKLLQALIFLEIQQKYEMAMGLFSELMEDKEHRLEALYNYAMTAKGLGLNTEFRTYMIKVSQETKNKEWQERATKALVEGITSLEQSDISLIDPLVTKYEMDVTKNSDYQITRAKYYSSIGNLGMMEDALMHIDEKSPKYPEALLLSGLFNYRQNKVDEATVNLEALLKATDGDKKSQIRNVGAITMARIQFQKSMYKEAFQSYLKVDRSSPLWLQAMTESAWTQILSEDYEGAAGNMFSLHTDFFKNAFNPESFVVRTVGYLNLCQYGDGVQVLEEMRGKYGPWKGKLEAYNKAHKKSTDYYETVKNWAKNSDLKEVDGLPRAFIVELARHPGFMSIQKQINNYEDEITKFNKISFTLIKMEKEFLTKKAEASKDVATAKSKGRDTSSAEKKLLSYQIQYHIANKARTSIKNLRTQGIARIDKEKDGLRSDAGKSLQGNFKNMVTNLNRVLDQNDVLQYELYSGAGEHIRYQMAGGEVTDKERPELKVAKEKSLNWKFKGEIWEDEVGHYRSSLKNVCAQDNSVAGMNEH, from the coding sequence ATGAATAAGCCAATGAAAGCAATGTTAGTGCTGCCTTTACTGTGCAGCACAGCCTTTGCCCAGGAATTGCCGAAAGCACTGAATGTAAAAACCCAGGGGGCTCCTGCAGCTGCAAATCTGCGGGTGAAATCCTCGATGGTTCCGACTTTTGAAATCTATCAAAAGAAAACGGTTAAAGGCAAAACTGAAGTCTTTAAAGTCAAAGCGATTCCGGAGCTGAATATTGGTTCCGAGCGCACGGTTGAGGCAACTCCACTGAGCCCGCTGCGTCTGCCCGCTTCTCAACAATTGGTTGTAAAACCAGTTAAGAAAGCGCCGATGATCAATCCAATGACTGTTAAGATTCCTCCCTACACTGCTGTGGTAGGTGCACCCAAAGTTGTAACGTCACCGGAAGCTTTCACTAAAATTCCTGACGTGAAAATGCTGGGCTCCATTAAGGATCCGTCCGTGGAAGAACCACAAACGAATCTTATGAAGATGGATGATATGAAGCCGAACGATTACAAATTGCTTCAGGCTTTGATCTTCCTGGAAATCCAGCAAAAATACGAAATGGCCATGGGTCTTTTCTCGGAGTTGATGGAAGATAAAGAGCACCGTTTGGAAGCTCTTTACAACTATGCGATGACGGCAAAAGGTTTGGGTCTGAATACAGAATTCAGAACTTACATGATCAAGGTATCCCAGGAGACCAAAAACAAAGAATGGCAGGAAAGAGCAACGAAAGCTCTGGTTGAGGGCATCACTTCCCTTGAACAATCTGACATCTCTTTGATTGATCCATTGGTAACGAAATACGAAATGGATGTGACGAAGAATTCAGACTACCAGATCACTCGTGCGAAGTACTATTCTTCCATCGGTAACCTGGGCATGATGGAAGACGCATTGATGCACATCGATGAAAAGTCCCCAAAATATCCGGAAGCATTGTTGCTTTCCGGCCTGTTCAACTATCGTCAAAATAAAGTGGATGAAGCCACTGTGAACCTTGAAGCATTGCTTAAGGCCACTGATGGCGACAAGAAATCCCAAATCAGAAACGTGGGCGCGATCACTATGGCCCGCATTCAGTTCCAAAAAAGCATGTACAAAGAGGCGTTTCAGTCTTACTTAAAAGTGGACCGCTCCTCCCCTCTTTGGTTGCAAGCGATGACCGAGAGTGCCTGGACTCAGATTCTTTCTGAGGACTATGAAGGTGCTGCCGGCAATATGTTCTCCTTGCACACGGACTTCTTTAAGAACGCTTTCAACCCGGAATCCTTCGTGGTTCGTACGGTGGGCTATCTGAACCTGTGCCAATACGGTGACGGTGTTCAGGTTCTGGAAGAGATGCGTGGCAAATACGGTCCTTGGAAAGGCAAACTTGAGGCTTATAACAAAGCCCATAAGAAGTCCACGGACTACTATGAAACTGTGAAAAACTGGGCAAAGAACTCTGACCTGAAAGAAGTCGATGGCTTGCCACGTGCTTTCATCGTGGAACTTGCGCGCCACCCTGGTTTCATGAGCATCCAAAAGCAAATCAATAACTACGAGGACGAAATCACGAAGTTCAACAAGATCTCTTTCACATTGATCAAAATGGAAAAAGAGTTCCTGACGAAAAAAGCAGAAGCCAGCAAAGACGTGGCCACTGCTAAATCAAAAGGTCGTGACACATCAAGTGCTGAGAAAAAACTTTTGAGTTACCAGATTCAATACCATATCGCGAACAAAGCGCGCACATCGATCAAGAATCTGCGCACTCAGGGTATCGCCCGTATTGACAAGGAAAAGGACGGTCTGCGCTCTGACGCCGGCAAGTCTTTGCAAGGGAACTTTAAAAACATGGTTACCAACTTAAACCGTGTTCTGGATCAAAACGACGTGCTTCAGTACGAATTGTACTCGGGCGCTGGTGAACACATCCGCTACCAAATGGCTGGCGGTGAAGTAACTGATAAAGAACGTCCAGAGTTAAAAGTGGCTAAAGAGAAAAGCTTGAACTGGAAATTCAAAGGCGAGATCTGGGAAGACGAAGTGGGTCACTACCGTTCATCTTTGAAAAATGTCTGCGCGCAGGATAATAGCGTTGCCGGCATGAATGAGCACTAA
- a CDS encoding HAMP domain-containing methyl-accepting chemotaxis protein — translation MNQSSLSSWFRGIKGKLLFAACLPLVGFSIIYFISSTSMTKLNVFLDSANLNIIPNLAAVGEMRQARNKFGYQVFAAMSMDTAEKRQERIKISREAIAEFKKGMEAYKSAPSDPELATTDKKAYDVLDEYMNLLEETAKLAESGTPENNKKAQDLLDGRLWELGSIMGSMTGAAIKQYEEIAKENTSSADATIAQSETVIMLTTAASSLAIFSILLFIAIRLSKSVGSVASRLSDSSTQVASAVEQLNEAGNSLSQSSTEAAASLEETVAALEELTSMVQMNSDNAKQAASLSASSRSSAEAGEADIKNLITAMNDISQSSKKIEEIISVIDDIAFQTNLLALNAAVEAARAGEQGKGFAVVAEAVRALAQRSASSAKDISSLIKDSVSQIDHGSKIADQSGTVLANIVNSIKKVSDLNNEIAAASSEQTTGIQQISKAMNQLDQSSQSNAASAEEIAATSGEINNLATTTQTLTVELTQVIYGSNDVVPMQTVETEKPKKAAHNAAAPKVLQFKKAPIKATPAKAAKAETSEDLIPFDDDGDRKVGTTNGF, via the coding sequence ATGAATCAGAGCTCTCTTTCGTCTTGGTTCCGTGGGATCAAGGGAAAACTACTTTTCGCCGCTTGCCTGCCGCTGGTGGGATTTTCGATCATCTATTTTATTTCCAGCACGAGCATGACCAAGCTCAACGTCTTCTTGGATAGTGCAAATCTAAATATCATTCCGAATCTTGCTGCCGTGGGCGAAATGCGCCAGGCGCGAAACAAGTTCGGTTACCAGGTCTTTGCAGCCATGAGCATGGATACTGCAGAAAAAAGACAAGAACGCATTAAGATCTCCCGTGAAGCGATTGCCGAATTCAAAAAAGGCATGGAGGCGTACAAATCTGCTCCTTCTGATCCTGAATTGGCAACTACTGATAAAAAAGCTTATGACGTCCTGGATGAATATATGAATTTGCTGGAAGAGACTGCAAAACTTGCAGAATCCGGCACCCCTGAAAACAACAAAAAAGCACAGGACCTGTTGGATGGTCGTCTTTGGGAACTGGGCAGCATCATGGGCTCCATGACCGGCGCAGCCATCAAACAATACGAAGAGATCGCCAAAGAAAATACTTCTTCAGCTGACGCCACAATAGCCCAGTCTGAAACCGTCATCATGCTGACGACCGCAGCATCAAGTCTTGCGATTTTCTCGATCCTGCTGTTTATCGCAATCCGCCTTTCCAAATCCGTGGGCAGTGTTGCAAGTCGCCTGTCTGACTCCAGTACACAAGTTGCCTCTGCGGTTGAACAACTTAATGAAGCTGGTAATAGCTTGTCACAATCCTCCACTGAAGCCGCGGCATCATTGGAAGAAACTGTGGCGGCCCTTGAAGAGCTGACTTCCATGGTACAAATGAACTCGGACAATGCAAAACAAGCAGCCAGCCTGTCTGCATCCTCCCGCTCCTCTGCTGAGGCAGGTGAAGCTGACATCAAAAACCTGATCACAGCCATGAATGATATCTCTCAATCCTCCAAAAAGATCGAGGAAATCATCTCTGTGATCGACGATATCGCTTTCCAGACAAACTTGCTGGCATTGAATGCTGCCGTTGAGGCCGCTCGTGCTGGTGAACAAGGTAAAGGCTTCGCAGTGGTTGCGGAAGCGGTTCGTGCCCTGGCGCAAAGAAGTGCCTCTTCTGCCAAGGACATCTCTTCCCTGATCAAAGATTCCGTTTCACAAATTGATCATGGCAGCAAAATTGCTGATCAAAGCGGAACAGTCCTTGCCAATATCGTGAACTCGATCAAGAAAGTTTCTGATCTGAATAACGAGATCGCGGCCGCAAGCTCTGAGCAAACAACAGGTATCCAGCAGATCAGCAAAGCGATGAATCAACTGGATCAATCCTCCCAGTCCAATGCAGCTTCTGCTGAGGAAATTGCAGCCACAAGTGGTGAGATCAACAACCTGGCTACTACGACTCAGACATTGACTGTTGAATTGACTCAAGTGATCTACGGCAGCAACGATGTGGTTCCAATGCAAACAGTAGAAACAGAAAAACCAAAAAAGGCTGCACATAATGCTGCAGCCCCAAAGGTACTGCAATTCAAAAAAGCTCCAATAAAAGCAACT